In Halogeometricum borinquense DSM 11551, a single genomic region encodes these proteins:
- a CDS encoding ATP-binding protein — protein sequence MIVGGHTDDVAYLCADGSVRQGYRLEDARPLRTLGRIQYAWDRTTDDEQVREYVTSAGFLVRDGQMVAANVAATLHFERVLGTEQIEEFAEACETRAEEITSEAAAQCSPARLRAHAADAVEFVNNAARGAAEHRYWDWDRAQTPIGRNGRFVQSLPDGFHIELRDALKAEFDWASHADATVLANITPKQVRAVVRFQRGDQKQPTTPDDVSDEMSEAVRPAGGDDQTSSDAEQWLCEPDITFDDVAAMHEVKDRLQQTVLNPLRDPDLFEEYGLGTINGILLHGPPGTGKTYVSRALAGELGRPFLRITPANVTSKFVGKSADNVAKVFEVARKHQPSIVFIDELDALGTDRSATHNTQSERQMQNQLLMELAELEADDVVVIGATNKLDELDEALTRTGRFDEWIAVPLPNAESRLSMLLHHLQERPTDIDEGDLGEFATLTDGFSASDIESIANEAARRAIEETYDTGTRQPIAARHLRSAIEATDSYSDRTGEKPENQNNTNSDTDSDEFDRHPQMSL from the coding sequence CAACCGATGACGAACAGGTGCGAGAGTACGTCACCAGCGCTGGGTTTCTGGTCCGTGACGGACAGATGGTTGCCGCGAATGTCGCCGCGACACTCCACTTCGAACGAGTTCTCGGCACGGAACAGATAGAGGAGTTCGCCGAAGCGTGCGAGACGCGCGCCGAAGAGATCACCTCCGAAGCGGCGGCACAGTGTAGCCCGGCGAGACTTCGCGCACACGCCGCCGACGCCGTCGAGTTTGTTAACAATGCGGCCCGAGGAGCGGCCGAACACCGGTACTGGGACTGGGATCGCGCTCAAACACCCATTGGTCGGAACGGTCGATTCGTCCAGTCACTTCCGGACGGGTTCCATATCGAACTCCGAGACGCTCTCAAAGCCGAATTCGACTGGGCCTCCCATGCAGATGCGACGGTCCTTGCCAACATCACGCCGAAACAAGTTCGTGCAGTCGTCCGATTCCAACGGGGAGATCAAAAACAACCGACCACACCGGACGACGTGAGCGACGAGATGTCCGAGGCAGTCAGGCCGGCGGGCGGAGACGACCAGACGAGTTCTGACGCCGAACAGTGGTTGTGCGAACCCGACATTACGTTCGACGACGTGGCCGCGATGCATGAGGTGAAAGATCGACTCCAGCAGACGGTGTTGAACCCGCTTCGGGACCCAGACCTGTTCGAAGAATACGGTCTTGGAACCATCAACGGAATCCTGCTTCACGGTCCGCCGGGAACGGGGAAAACGTACGTCAGTCGCGCTCTCGCTGGCGAACTTGGCAGGCCGTTCCTTCGAATCACCCCGGCAAACGTGACGAGCAAGTTCGTCGGCAAGAGTGCGGACAACGTCGCCAAAGTGTTCGAGGTCGCTCGAAAACACCAGCCGAGCATCGTCTTTATCGATGAACTCGACGCTCTCGGAACCGACCGAAGTGCGACGCACAACACGCAGAGCGAACGGCAGATGCAGAACCAACTCCTGATGGAGTTGGCCGAACTGGAAGCAGACGATGTTGTCGTCATCGGCGCAACGAACAAACTCGACGAGTTAGACGAGGCACTCACCCGGACAGGTCGCTTCGACGAGTGGATAGCCGTCCCGCTTCCGAACGCCGAATCGAGGTTGTCGATGCTGTTACATCACCTCCAAGAACGACCAACTGACATCGATGAGGGCGATCTAGGCGAGTTCGCCACATTGACCGACGGTTTCAGTGCAAGCGACATCGAGTCGATTGCGAACGAGGCGGCGAGGCGAGCTATCGAGGAAACGTACGATACGGGAACTCGACAGCCAATCGCCGCTCGCCACCTCCGCTCCGCTATCGAAGCGACGGACTCGTACAGCGACCGAACCGGAGAGAAACCGGAGAACCAAAACAACACAAACAGCGATACTGACTCCGACGAGTTCGACAGACATCCCCAGATGTCGCTGTGA